tgcaataaaatatttttttaatttaaaagatcaAGTCATTGAAGGCAGAAGTGAAAGTAGAGACATCACTTATAATCTGACATAAATAAAAAGGATCCAATAGCCGGGTGTGGTGGTGCCAGCtttaaaccccagcacttgggaggcagagtgaggtggatctctgagtttgaggccagcctgctctacagagcaagttataggacagccagggctacacaagaaactctgtctcaaaacaaaaaacagaaaaaaaaaaaaaaaaaccggcaacaacaacaacaaaaagagggtGCTATGTATGATTGTGTTCCAACCAAGGTGAAATGGATAAACTCCAAACTCACGAAATCCACCAATACCAACTAGAGAAGAAATACCCCTCTGAATGGATTCACACCAAGTAAGAACATTGGATAAGGAATAAAGTTGTGAAATACCAAAACTAAGAAAACACCAGGTCCAACAGCTTATGTGTGAATTCTCTTGAACATTTATTTACAACAGTTATAGCATCAACTGTTCTCAACGCTTTCAAAACTCTGAAGAGCTGGCATTCCCTAACACGGTCTCCAAGGTCAGCTTCACCTGATCCCGGGGCTGGAAAATGAGGGCACAGGAAAACAGCAGAACAACCCCCATCCCTCAGAAgtgaaaacacaaaatatttaacaaacaAATTCAGCAGCACAGTGAAGTGTTAGATACTTTGACCAAGTGGGATTTGCTCTCAGGTTACAACAATGGTTCGAGATAAAAGGTCACATCAATATGAAGGGGAAACCCATAGGATCTTACCACATGATAAGGTGATCTTATCACATGATAAAGTGATCTTATCAAATGATAAAGTGTCCTTTCAGGAGGAGAAAATAACACTCCATtaactgaaaatggaaagaaacgaCCCCAACATAATAAAGGACTATGAGAATCCCATAAGGGGTGTCTATCAATAAGGGAAGACTGAACGATCTTCAGATCAGGTCAGGAACATACAAGATGTCCACGCTTACTGCAACCCAACAGTGCAAgctataagacacacacacacacacacacacacagagagagagagagagagagagagagagagagagagagagagagagaactacacacatatacacacatacacacatttaatatAGTAATTCAGCAAAGCTTAAAGAtacaaaccaaaacacacaccaaaaaaaaaaaaaaaatcagttggaCATTTATACATTAGCAATtgataattccagcactcagaggcagaggcaggtggatctctgtgagttcaaggtcagcctggtctacaaattgagtcccagaacagccagggctacatgtgacactgtatctcaaaaaagtaacaacaaaaacaaaatcccaaaaggaaatcaaggaaacaattaCATTTATAACAGCATCAAACAGAATACTTACAGATAAACTTAATCCAATTGGTATAAGACTTATActttgaaaaatacaaaacattctAATTAAAGCAGGCCTGAAAAAAGAGAAAGCTAGTCCTTATTCATGgattgaattttttaattttacaaagatAACGATAACATTTAGTACAATATCTATTGGAATCCCTAGGGAGAAGTGGGAAGGGGCAGTTGTATAATTACATTGTAATCTCAGAagctaaaagaaataataaataaaacataagggAGGGgaggatagatggctcagcatttaaggaGCTGCTCTTGcgggggacctgagttcaggtccctgCACCCTCGCTTACCACTTTCACCCACAgccacacagaaatacacatttattttttttaagcagaAGAAACTTTTGTGGGCTTAGACCTGGTAATGATCTTTTAAACGTGGTGCTGTAATAACATCACAGTTAAtagggaaagaagggggaagtTGGACttcataaaacttttaaattttgtgcaCCACTATCAGGAAATCCATAGGATGAGAAGATACATCCGCATATCGTGTGTCTAAATTAAGGCCTATTGTCAGGGAGAGATAAAGAACTCTTAATCATCAGCTGGGTGATTACTTGCTGAAAGGAGAGGAGATGTGTGGAGCCTGAAGGGCAGTGAGGAGGCCCCATGCTTTGGGGACAGTGGCTGGAAGGATCAGGGAGAGATGAGGCGCAACAGCTAGGAGCTGACTGTAAGCTAAGAGAAGCTCACAGTAATGCCATCCGATCCAActcaggaaaaggagggggagcgAGGGAAGCGAAAGTCTCAGACTGCATAAATAGGCAGCAAGCCAGTCGCAGCCCACACACAGACCCCAACTTGCGGCTGTCCATCTCACCTACAGCTCTGGTCTCATCCTCAACTCAACCACAACCATGGCTCAGATACTGGCTCTGAGCCTCCTTAGCCTGGTCCTGGCTCTCTGCATCCCCTGGACCCAAGGTACCAAGGAGGGAGAGGCTTTAGCTGGGGAAGGGGACCATAGAGACACCTTATAAGCCGCCCGCTGGGTCTGTGCACCTACCTTGCAGGCAGTGACGGAGGGGGTCAGGACTGCTGCCTTAAGTACAGCCAGAAGAAGATCCCCTACAATATTGTCCGAGGCTACAGGAAGCAGGAACCAAGCTTAGGCTGCCCCATCCCCGCAATATTGTAAGTGCACCGAAGGGGTGGGTACAGGATGGTGGTTAGTTGGAAAGGTGTGATGGGCCAGACTAAGAAAGCTTGCTGCCTTCCAACCCTCAGGTTCTCACCCCAGAAGCTCTCTCAGCCTGAGCTATGCGCAAACCCTGCGGAAGGCTGGGTGCAGAAGCTGATGCGACGTCTGGACCAGCCTCCGACCCCAGGGAAACAAAGCCAGGGCTGCAGGAAGAACCGAGGAGCCTCTAAgtctggaaagaaaggaaagggctCCAAAGGCTGCAGGGGGTGAGGCTGCTAAAGGGATGGGAAGGGGAACAAAGAGGAGCCTCCCTGCACCTGCCTCTAACACTTCCCTTCTGTGCTCCCAGGACTGAACAGACACAGACTACAAGAGGGTAGCCCAGTGACCTGCCTGGAGCCCAGGAGATCCTCCACGAACTTCAAGCTGAGTTCTTCACAGTCCAACTCACAGCAAAGAGggagctggaaaacagaaagactCAGGGGCCCTGAACAGCCTCCTCA
Above is a window of Arvicanthis niloticus isolate mArvNil1 chromosome 5, mArvNil1.pat.X, whole genome shotgun sequence DNA encoding:
- the Ccl21 gene encoding C-C motif chemokine 21, coding for MAQILALSLLSLVLALCIPWTQGSDGGGQDCCLKYSQKKIPYNIVRGYRKQEPSLGCPIPAILFSPQKLSQPELCANPAEGWVQKLMRRLDQPPTPGKQSQGCRKNRGASKSGKKGKGSKGCRGTEQTQTTRG